The genomic region ATGAGTTTCAGTGGTCGCATCGCGCTGGAAGTGTTCAGGCCGGATACTGAAGCACGGGCTCCTCGCCTTCCAGGGCGCGTTGGGCGGCTTCGCACAGGGCGCGCATTTCGTCCTCGCCCGGATAGACCAAAACCCTGCCAAGAAATTCGATCCGCTCCGTGATCA from Deltaproteobacteria bacterium harbors:
- a CDS encoding butyrate kinase (catalyzes the phosphorylation of 2-butanoate to butanoyl phosphate) — translated: AALAYQVAKEICSMSAVLHGRVDAIILTGGLMHDQNLTQLITERIEFLGRVLVYPGEDEMRALCEAAQRALEGEEPVLQYPA